In 'Nostoc azollae' 0708, the following are encoded in one genomic region:
- a CDS encoding ATP-binding protein, whose product MNARQALGSVIEGSLTGGLEVRLHPDISVEDMRVGKFLVVQGVRARFFCMLTDVSLGAANARIIASPPGWEDTFLREVLAGSGTYGMINISPMLMFTRESNESFSSTNGKSLNPFIPSASGLASFKPQTSTTIELLPVKTIPSHFSQVYEASEEDFRKVFGWEDDPHRKNFSIGKPLDMDVPICIDLNRFVERSNGVFGKSGTGKSFLTRLLLGGVIRKTAAVNLIFDIHSEYGWEAVAEGKEVNTVKGLKQLFPGQVEVYTVDPESTKRRGVRDAQEIYLSYEQIEVEDIKLCGRELGLSDAALDNANILCNELGKSWITQLFNMTGEDIKIFCNDKPGHPGSITSLQRKLLRLDRLKYMRAVSPLNYSNKILQSLEAGKNVVVEFGSQSNMLSYMLVTNMITRRIHEHYVKRADRFLQSKNPLDRPTPLMITIEEAHRFLDPAVVQSTIFGTIARELRKYFVTLLVVDQRPSGIDNEVMSQIGTRITALLNDEKDIDAIFTGVSGAGALRSVLAKLDSKQQALVLGHAVPMPVVVRTRPYDSAFYREIGDQVWEDKSDAEVFAAAELAKADLGF is encoded by the coding sequence ATGAATGCACGACAAGCATTAGGTTCAGTCATCGAAGGTTCTCTAACTGGGGGTTTAGAAGTTAGATTACACCCGGATATTTCTGTAGAAGATATGCGGGTGGGTAAATTCCTGGTGGTACAAGGGGTGCGCGCGCGCTTTTTCTGTATGCTGACAGATGTATCATTAGGTGCTGCAAATGCGCGAATTATTGCTAGCCCTCCTGGTTGGGAAGATACATTTTTGCGAGAAGTTTTAGCCGGAAGTGGTACCTATGGAATGATCAACATCTCACCAATGTTGATGTTTACGCGAGAATCTAATGAATCTTTCTCCTCCACCAACGGTAAATCACTCAATCCCTTTATTCCATCTGCTAGTGGTTTAGCATCATTTAAACCCCAAACCAGCACGACGATCGAATTGCTACCTGTAAAAACCATTCCTAGTCACTTTAGCCAAGTTTATGAAGCCAGTGAAGAAGATTTCCGCAAAGTATTTGGGTGGGAAGATGACCCCCACAGAAAAAACTTCTCTATCGGTAAACCCTTAGATATGGATGTACCGATTTGTATTGATTTAAATCGGTTTGTGGAACGGAGTAATGGCGTTTTTGGTAAATCTGGAACTGGGAAATCTTTCCTAACTCGCTTACTTTTAGGTGGTGTAATTCGCAAAACTGCGGCTGTTAACCTGATATTTGATATCCACTCAGAGTATGGCTGGGAAGCAGTCGCAGAAGGTAAAGAAGTTAATACCGTCAAAGGTTTAAAACAATTATTTCCTGGTCAAGTCGAAGTATACACCGTTGACCCCGAATCAACAAAGCGTAGGGGAGTAAGAGATGCTCAAGAAATCTATCTTAGCTATGAACAAATTGAAGTTGAAGATATTAAATTATGTGGTAGAGAATTAGGACTTTCAGATGCAGCTTTAGATAATGCCAATATCCTCTGCAATGAATTGGGAAAATCTTGGATTACACAATTGTTCAATATGACAGGTGAGGATATTAAGATTTTTTGCAATGACAAGCCAGGACATCCAGGTTCAATTACTTCCTTACAGCGCAAGCTATTACGTTTAGATAGGTTGAAATATATGCGGGCGGTGAGTCCCCTAAACTATAGTAATAAAATTTTACAATCGTTAGAAGCAGGCAAAAATGTGGTTGTGGAATTTGGTTCCCAATCAAATATGCTATCTTATATGTTGGTGACAAATATGATCACCCGACGCATTCACGAGCATTATGTTAAAAGAGCAGATAGGTTTCTGCAAAGTAAAAATCCTCTAGATCGGCCAACGCCATTAATGATTACAATTGAGGAAGCACACCGCTTTCTTGACCCGGCCGTGGTACAAAGTACAATTTTTGGAACTATAGCTAGAGAACTGCGGAAATATTTCGTAACACTTTTGGTAGTTGATCAACGCCCGTCGGGGATAGATAATGAAGTTATGTCCCAAATTGGTACTCGCATCACTGCTTTGCTTAACGACGAAAAAGATATTGATGCAATTTTTACAGGTGTATCTGGTGCAGGAGCTTTGCGTTCAGTCTTGGCTAAGTTAGATTCCAAGCAACAAGCTTTAGTGTTAGGTCATGCTGTTCCTATGCCAGTGGTTGTGCGTACCCGTCCTTATGATTCAGCTTTTTATAGGGAAATTGGCGACCAAGTTTGGGAAGACAAGTCAGATGCTGAAGTTTTTGCAGCTGCAGAACTAGCCAAAGCCGACTTAGGTTTTTAG
- a CDS encoding RNA polymerase sigma factor, RpoD/SigA family: MPTVNTQTENLNTKFTADMVRTYLREIGRVPLLTREQEIVYGKQVQQMMTLLDAKEVLAKKLDHEPSLPEWAAHVNQSETEVKQTVAQGKRAKQKMIEANLRLVVAIAKKYQKRNMEFLDLIQEGTLGLERGVEKFDPMRGYKFSTYAYWWIRQAITRAIAQQGRTIRLPIHITEKLNKIKKVQRELAQKLGRSPSPTEIAKELELEPAQIREYLNMARQPVSLDVRVGDNQDTELQEMLEDEGPSPEYYTTQEFLRQDLNNLLAELTPQQREVLALRFGLEDGNEMSLAKVGERLNLSRERVRQLEHQALAHLRRRRANVKEYVAS; this comes from the coding sequence ATGCCTACTGTTAACACGCAAACTGAAAACCTGAATACCAAATTCACGGCTGATATGGTGCGAACCTATCTGCGAGAAATTGGTCGTGTACCACTGCTAACCCGTGAACAAGAGATTGTGTATGGGAAGCAAGTGCAGCAAATGATGACGCTGCTGGACGCTAAAGAAGTTTTGGCAAAAAAACTAGACCATGAACCTAGTTTACCAGAATGGGCTGCCCATGTTAACCAATCGGAAACCGAAGTTAAGCAGACGGTAGCACAAGGTAAGCGAGCCAAGCAGAAAATGATTGAAGCGAATTTGCGCTTGGTTGTAGCTATTGCTAAAAAGTATCAAAAGCGAAATATGGAATTTCTGGATTTAATCCAGGAAGGAACTTTGGGATTAGAAAGAGGTGTGGAGAAATTTGATCCCATGCGGGGTTATAAGTTCTCGACCTATGCTTACTGGTGGATTCGTCAAGCGATTACGAGAGCGATCGCCCAACAAGGTCGAACCATCCGCTTACCCATCCATATTACCGAAAAGCTGAACAAAATTAAAAAAGTGCAACGTGAGTTGGCGCAAAAGTTGGGAAGGTCTCCTTCACCTACAGAAATCGCCAAAGAACTAGAATTAGAACCTGCTCAGATTCGTGAATATCTGAACATGGCGCGTCAACCAGTATCTTTAGATGTGCGAGTTGGTGATAATCAAGATACCGAACTCCAAGAAATGCTGGAAGATGAAGGGCCATCACCAGAGTATTACACAACTCAGGAATTCTTGCGCCAAGACTTGAATAACCTGTTAGCAGAACTAACACCCCAACAGCGTGAAGTTTTAGCATTGCGCTTTGGATTAGAAGATGGTAATGAAATGTCCTTAGCGAAAGTTGGTGAACGCTTAAACCTCAGCCGTGAGCGAGTCCGTCAACTGGAGCATCAAGCTCTTGCTCATTTACGTCGCCGTCGCGCCAATGTTAAAGAATACGTTGCCAGCTAA
- a CDS encoding DUF2283 domain-containing protein → MRLDESKIIEYEEVYPGIVLDFNEQNQVVGIEVLQLISRINLTKKNIKVENYQSWILVLA, encoded by the coding sequence CTGCGTCTCGATGAGTCAAAAATTATTGAATATGAAGAAGTTTATCCGGGAATTGTTCTTGATTTTAATGAACAGAATCAGGTTGTAGGTATTGAAGTTTTACAGTTAATAAGTAGGATAAATTTGACTAAAAAGAATATCAAAGTTGAAAATTATCAATCTTGGATTCTAGTATTAGCATGA
- the cobO gene encoding cob(I)yrinic acid a,c-diamide adenosyltransferase, with amino-acid sequence MKNDTPEELNSDQEISRLIDEVISSSLNDDQYRQKMQRRKEIQDKRIAKAIPEKGLIIINTGHGKGKTTAALGMVMRSLGHGYKVAIVQFIKGAWEPSEKRVFSHWPDQLEFHAMGEGFTWETQDRDRDLDKASAAWDKSLEFIRNPDFKLVLLDEINIALKLGYLEVEQVLAGLVQKPPDKHIILTGRGAPPALIEKADLVTEMTLIKHPFRDKGIKAQAGIEY; translated from the coding sequence ATGAAAAACGACACCCCAGAAGAATTAAATTCAGATCAAGAGATTTCGCGTTTGATCGATGAGGTAATATCATCATCCCTGAATGACGACCAGTATCGCCAAAAGATGCAGCGACGCAAGGAAATACAGGATAAACGTATAGCCAAAGCCATACCAGAAAAAGGGTTAATTATTATCAATACTGGTCATGGTAAGGGTAAAACTACTGCTGCTTTGGGAATGGTAATGCGATCGCTTGGTCATGGATACAAAGTAGCGATCGTTCAATTTATCAAAGGTGCTTGGGAACCTTCAGAGAAGCGGGTTTTCAGCCATTGGCCAGACCAACTAGAATTTCATGCAATGGGTGAAGGCTTTACCTGGGAAACTCAAGATCGTGATCGCGATTTAGATAAAGCCAGTGCTGCTTGGGACAAATCATTAGAATTCATCCGCAACCCAGATTTTAAACTGGTACTATTGGACGAAATTAACATTGCACTCAAACTAGGTTACTTAGAAGTTGAGCAAGTATTAGCCGGTTTAGTCCAAAAACCACCAGATAAACATATCATCCTCACAGGTAGAGGCGCACCACCAGCTTTAATTGAAAAAGCAGATTTAGTCACAGAAATGACCTTAATTAAGCATCCTTTTCGAGATAAAGGGATTAAAGCCCAAGCTGGAATTGAGTATTAA
- a CDS encoding homospermidine biosynthesis protein — protein MSKLQGKKITPMPISAGITVVDLINEYFTAYNSARLREACKLLSQDIFQAGVTVGVSLSGAMTPAGFGVSALAPLIRHGFIDWMISTGANLYHDVHYALGFELFAGSPFLDDVKLREEGTIRIYDIIFGYDVLLETDAFIRKVLQAEPFQKRMGTAEFHYLLGKYVREVEKQLGVQHSCLLATAYEYGVPIYTSSPGDSSIGMNVAALALEGSRLVLDPAIDVNETSAIAYGARETDGKSAAVILGGGSPKNFLLQTQPQIHEVLGLEERGHNFFVQFTDARPDTGGLSGATPAEAVSWGKIDPDELPSTIVCYTDSTIAIPLVTAYVLNQCQARPVKRLYDRREALLETLQKDYLAAKDKPVVKEEGTEEVPSYRCGTPIKR, from the coding sequence ATGTCAAAACTGCAAGGTAAGAAAATCACACCCATGCCCATATCAGCGGGTATTACTGTAGTTGATTTGATTAATGAATACTTCACCGCGTATAATTCAGCCCGGTTGCGCGAAGCTTGTAAACTGCTGAGTCAAGATATCTTTCAAGCAGGTGTAACAGTTGGGGTTAGTCTTTCCGGGGCGATGACACCAGCGGGTTTTGGAGTTTCCGCCCTTGCGCCTTTGATTCGTCATGGTTTTATTGACTGGATGATTAGCACTGGTGCAAATCTTTACCATGATGTACACTATGCTTTAGGTTTTGAACTGTTTGCTGGTAGTCCGTTTTTAGATGATGTAAAATTACGGGAAGAAGGAACAATAAGAATTTATGACATTATTTTCGGTTATGATGTGCTGTTAGAAACTGATGCATTTATCCGCAAAGTTCTACAAGCAGAACCTTTTCAAAAGCGCATGGGAACGGCTGAGTTTCATTATTTGCTGGGTAAGTATGTGCGGGAAGTAGAAAAGCAATTGGGTGTGCAGCATTCCTGCTTATTAGCTACAGCTTATGAATATGGCGTACCGATTTATACTTCCTCTCCTGGGGATAGTTCTATAGGGATGAATGTGGCGGCTTTGGCTTTAGAAGGTTCAAGGTTGGTGTTAGATCCAGCTATTGATGTAAATGAAACATCTGCGATCGCCTACGGTGCGCGAGAAACCGATGGTAAAAGTGCCGCTGTAATTCTCGGTGGTGGCAGTCCTAAGAACTTTTTGTTGCAAACTCAACCGCAAATTCACGAAGTTCTCGGATTGGAAGAAAGGGGACATAATTTCTTTGTCCAGTTTACCGATGCGCGTCCAGATACAGGCGGTTTATCGGGTGCGACTCCAGCGGAAGCGGTGAGTTGGGGTAAGATTGACCCAGATGAGTTACCCAGCACCATTGTTTGTTATACCGATAGTACGATCGCTATACCTTTAGTAACGGCTTATGTGTTGAATCAGTGTCAAGCTCGTCCTGTGAAGCGGTTGTATGATAGACGGGAAGCATTGTTAGAGACTTTGCAAAAGGATTACCTTGCGGCTAAAGACAAGCCAGTTGTTAAGGAAGAAGGTACTGAGGAAGTACCTTCTTATCGTTGCGGTACACCGATTAAACGTTAA
- the fabG gene encoding 3-oxoacyl-ACP reductase FabG, with protein MKGKQVLLTGGTGGLVLGVTPAVLAQGAEVTIPYRSPKDVECLKGIISPADIARIHFIPANLEDEASVDKLISRMTKVDVLIHLVGGFSMGKTHEYSFYDWKRVSELNLNTTFLTCKYSLKSMLENGYGRIVTVSSRAGAEPAGQLAAYSAAKAGVIALTKVIADETKGTNITANSVLPNFIDTPTNREEMGADNADKWVKPESIAQFSCFLASEAAKDVRAAAVPVYGNI; from the coding sequence ATGAAAGGTAAACAAGTTTTACTCACTGGTGGTACTGGTGGACTGGTTTTAGGTGTCACACCCGCAGTTTTAGCCCAAGGTGCTGAGGTGACAATTCCTTATCGTAGCCCTAAAGATGTAGAATGTCTCAAAGGAATTATCTCACCAGCCGATATTGCTAGAATTCACTTTATTCCTGCTAATTTGGAAGATGAAGCATCTGTAGATAAACTCATCAGCCGGATGACAAAGGTTGATGTGTTAATTCATTTGGTGGGTGGGTTTTCGATGGGTAAGACTCACGAATACAGCTTTTATGACTGGAAACGCGTATCAGAATTAAATCTGAATACAACTTTTTTGACTTGCAAATATAGTCTCAAAAGTATGTTAGAAAATGGCTATGGACGTATTGTTACTGTGAGTTCTCGTGCTGGTGCTGAACCTGCGGGACAACTAGCGGCTTACTCTGCGGCTAAGGCTGGTGTGATAGCTTTAACGAAAGTGATCGCAGACGAAACCAAAGGAACTAACATCACCGCTAATAGTGTCCTCCCTAATTTCATTGACACCCCCACCAACCGGGAAGAGATGGGTGCAGACAATGCAGATAAATGGGTAAAACCGGAATCTATCGCTCAATTTAGCTGCTTTTTAGCTTCAGAAGCAGCTAAAGATGTACGTGCCGCAGCAGTTCCTGTTTACGGGAATATTTGA
- a CDS encoding DUF2231 domain-containing protein translates to METTERNSTPFPNVPPVIESDDREYLDSGVPSTVAIAGHPLHPLSIIFPIAFLAAALGSDFGYWLTGDFFWARASLWLIGLGLVTGIIASVIGMSDFLQIERVRKRTAGWVHLIVNISILVFTALNFILRWGDPESPILPWGLLLSLIVGTLTSITGWFGAELSYRHKIGVVGAGSKRYP, encoded by the coding sequence ATGGAAACTACAGAACGAAATTCGACACCATTTCCCAATGTCCCACCAGTTATTGAAAGCGACGATAGAGAGTATCTAGATAGTGGTGTACCCAGCACAGTGGCCATCGCTGGACATCCCCTACATCCCCTCAGTATCATCTTTCCTATCGCCTTTTTAGCCGCAGCTTTAGGTAGTGACTTTGGCTATTGGTTAACAGGAGATTTCTTCTGGGCTAGGGCTTCTCTGTGGTTAATAGGACTAGGTTTAGTTACTGGTATCATCGCTTCAGTAATTGGCATGAGCGATTTTTTACAAATTGAAAGAGTTCGCAAACGTACCGCAGGCTGGGTACATTTGATTGTGAACATTTCTATTCTAGTTTTCACGGCCCTCAATTTCATCCTGCGTTGGGGTGATCCTGAGTCACCTATACTACCTTGGGGTTTGTTACTTTCCCTGATTGTGGGGACATTAACTAGCATTACCGGGTGGTTTGGTGCTGAACTTTCCTATCGTCATAAAATCGGTGTAGTAGGTGCAGGTAGTAAAAGATATCCATAA
- a CDS encoding hemerythrin domain-containing protein — MVVTLDDTRRNAIAVKLADMKLLQQLLIDNDERFLRECTDGEIADSLRRMLDDDRKNLAILDTVLVQYGIHKDADSTAQEVVQIVRQFMEGNELSFFEKVFQHELLKHQQVMNGLTIHKAVQKVGADVMAAIGPLNTINFENRAHQEQLKGILEILGVRELTGQDADQGIWSRVQDAIAAISGAVGSAVTQTSDKQDMNIQDILRMDHNKVNILFTELLQSDNPQKIQEYFGQIFKDLSAHAGAEEEVVYPTVRPFYGEENTQELYNEQARWGPALEQLRTISPSVPEFKDRIRQIWDEIGDHIRQEESTMFASIRNNMSSREAEELATQFKAAKGRIQERMGGTRTEATV, encoded by the coding sequence ATGGTTGTAACTTTAGATGATACCAGACGAAACGCTATAGCAGTAAAATTAGCAGATATGAAATTACTGCAACAGTTGCTTATTGATAATGACGAACGATTTTTGAGAGAATGTACAGATGGAGAAATTGCTGATAGTCTCCGCAGAATGCTAGATGATGATCGCAAAAATCTAGCCATTCTTGATACTGTATTGGTTCAATATGGCATCCACAAAGATGCAGATTCAACTGCACAAGAAGTGGTACAAATAGTTCGCCAATTCATGGAAGGTAATGAATTAAGTTTCTTTGAAAAAGTATTTCAGCATGAGTTATTGAAACATCAACAAGTAATGAATGGTCTGACAATTCATAAAGCTGTACAGAAAGTTGGTGCTGATGTCATGGCTGCAATTGGCCCTTTAAATACGATCAATTTTGAAAACCGCGCTCATCAAGAACAACTGAAAGGAATTTTAGAAATTTTGGGTGTGCGGGAATTGACTGGACAAGATGCAGACCAAGGAATTTGGTCTAGAGTTCAAGATGCGATCGCAGCTATTAGTGGTGCTGTAGGTAGTGCTGTCACCCAAACTTCTGACAAACAGGATATGAATATCCAAGATATTCTGCGTATGGATCACAATAAGGTAAATATCTTGTTTACAGAATTACTACAAAGCGATAACCCTCAAAAAATTCAAGAATATTTTGGACAAATCTTTAAGGATCTCAGTGCCCATGCAGGTGCGGAAGAGGAAGTTGTCTATCCTACAGTACGTCCTTTTTACGGTGAAGAGAATACTCAAGAATTATATAATGAACAAGCCCGCTGGGGTCCAGCACTTGAGCAATTGAGAACTATTAGCCCTTCTGTACCTGAATTCAAAGACAGAATTAGACAAATATGGGATGAAATTGGTGACCATATTCGCCAAGAAGAAAGCACAATGTTTGCGTCTATTCGCAACAATATGAGTAGTCGAGAAGCTGAGGAATTAGCTACACAATTCAAAGCTGCTAAGGGCAGAATTCAAGAAAGAATGGGAGGGACTAGAACAGAAGCAACTGTCTAG
- a CDS encoding M20 family metallopeptidase: protein MLTRIKDLATNLAPRLLEIRRHIHSHPELSGQEYQTAAFVAGVLSSSGLHVVEGVGKTGVIGELQGTQHNEKVLAIRTDMDALPIQERSGLEYASRNMGVMHACGHDAHTTIGLGTAMVLSQIAEELGGKIRFLFQPAEEIAQGASWMVKDGVMNHVSAILGVHVFPSIPAGYVGIRYGALTAAADDLEIMIIGESGHGARPHEAIDAIWIACQVITSLQQAISRTQNPLRPVVLSIGKIHGGRAPNIIADQVQLLGTVRSLHPETRTQLPSWIENIVANVCNSYGAKYQVNYRQGVPSVQNDYALTKLLQSSAEEAWTTDRIQVLPEPSLGAEDFSVYLEHAPGSMFRLGVGYQDRSINHPLHHPQFEVDESAIVTGVVTLAYAAYKYWKISRTT, encoded by the coding sequence ATGCTGACCCGGATTAAAGACTTAGCTACCAACCTAGCACCCCGCTTACTGGAGATTCGCCGCCATATTCACTCTCACCCAGAACTCAGCGGACAAGAGTATCAAACGGCTGCTTTTGTTGCTGGTGTGTTGTCTTCTAGCGGGTTGCACGTGGTAGAAGGAGTTGGGAAAACTGGTGTTATTGGTGAATTACAAGGAACTCAGCACAATGAAAAGGTGTTGGCAATTCGCACAGATATGGATGCATTGCCAATTCAAGAACGTAGTGGATTGGAATATGCTTCTCGCAATATGGGGGTAATGCACGCTTGTGGACATGATGCTCATACTACTATAGGGTTAGGTACGGCAATGGTGCTTTCCCAAATAGCAGAGGAGTTGGGGGGGAAAATCAGATTTTTATTTCAGCCAGCAGAAGAAATTGCCCAAGGTGCAAGCTGGATGGTAAAAGATGGGGTGATGAACCATGTTTCGGCAATTTTAGGTGTTCATGTTTTTCCTTCTATTCCTGCTGGTTATGTTGGGATTCGTTATGGTGCATTGACAGCAGCAGCAGATGATTTGGAGATTATGATTATTGGTGAGTCTGGACATGGTGCGCGTCCCCATGAAGCTATTGATGCGATTTGGATTGCTTGCCAAGTTATTACTTCATTGCAACAAGCTATTAGCCGCACTCAAAATCCTTTGCGTCCAGTGGTGTTGAGTATTGGTAAGATTCATGGTGGGAGAGCGCCAAATATAATTGCTGATCAAGTACAGTTATTAGGTACGGTGCGATCGCTCCATCCAGAAACTCGCACTCAACTGCCAAGTTGGATTGAAAATATTGTTGCTAATGTTTGCAATTCTTACGGTGCAAAATATCAAGTTAATTATCGTCAAGGTGTACCCAGTGTACAAAATGATTACGCGCTAACAAAATTATTGCAGTCATCCGCAGAAGAAGCTTGGACAACTGATCGCATTCAAGTTTTACCAGAACCTTCCCTTGGGGCTGAAGATTTTTCCGTGTATTTAGAACACGCTCCCGGTTCCATGTTTCGTTTGGGTGTAGGCTACCAAGATCGCAGCATTAATCATCCTCTACATCATCCCCAATTTGAAGTTGATGAATCTGCAATTGTTACCGGGGTTGTGACCTTGGCTTATGCGGCTTATAAATACTGGAAAATAAGTAGAACGACGTGA